The genomic segment agaactgcctgtagagctcagacacagccctgtctatataaggtctcactggtgacaatgtatatcagaacaaacaccaagccatgaggaggaaagaactgcctgtagagctcagacacagccctgtctatataaggtctcacagcttacAAAGTATATGAGAGCAAACATCAAgcaatgaggtggaaagaactgcccgtagagctcagacacagccctgtctatataagatctcacagctgacaatgtatatcagagcaaacaccatgataTGAGGGGGAAGAGCTGCCTGTAGAGATCAGGGACAGGATCAAGAGCTCAgtagcctccataattcttacataGAAGAATAAACAACCTTGACTTTTCTTAGAGCTGCCGCCCACCCAACTAAGTAATCGGGGGAGAAGGGTCTTGGTAAGAGAGGAGACCGAACACCCAATGGTGACTCTGGACGAGTTTACAAAAAATTCATCTACGAGGAACAAGATTCTCTGCTCTGATGGAACAAAGACTGATGTTAAATATAAGTTTaataaatagtaataaaataaatataatcattAAAACTTTGTGAAAACCAAGATTCATGTCCTGGACTTCCCTAGTGAGTTGCTGTATTTTTAGTCGTATAGAGACTATAGGGCGGTTGTTTCCTCAGCTGACCCCGGCCGCACACCTGCTCTCGTGCTACGTTTCAGGGGGCACCTGTTCAGTGTGTGACCCCGCGTCCTCCCCTGAATGTCACGCTCTGAAGTTTCCTCAAGTGCAGCTTTTagcaacttaaaggaaaactccactTCTGGATATTGCTTtacagagcagtgtttctcaagcggggtgcctccagctgtttgcaaaactacaactcccagcatgcccggacagccaacggctgtccgggcatgctgggagttgtagttttgcaacagctggagacaccctgcttgGCATGAAGCAGATATAGCAGATATagaccaacagctggaggcaccctgcttggcatGAAGCAGATATAGCAGATATagaccaacagctggaggcaccctgcttggcatGAAGCAGATATAGCAGATATagaccaacagctggaggcaccctgcttggcatGAAGCAGATATAGCAGATATagaccaacagctggaggcaccctgcttggtatGAAGCAGATATAGCAGATATAgaccaacagcttgaggcaccctgcttggtatGAAGCAGATATAGCAGATATAgaccaacagcttgaggcaccctgcttggcatGAAGCAGATATAGACCTtagaatgatttaaaggggtactccaaagggaaTGTTTTTCCAGAACTACTATTGcaggaaagttatacagatttgtaaattaattctatataaaaatcttagcccttccagtacttatcagctgctgtatgatccacaaggcatttctaaattacttctatttaaaaatcttaattcttccagtatttatcagctgctgtatactccacaggaagttgtgtagttctttccagtctgaccacagtgctctctgctgacacctctgtccatgtcaggaactgtccagagcaggagaggtttgctatggggatttgctcctgctctggaaagttcctgacatggacagaggtgtcagcagagagcactgtggtcagactggaaagaactacacaacttcctgtggagcatacagcagctgataagtactggaaggattaagatttttaaatagaagtaatttacaaatctgtataaccttctggcaccagttgattaaaaaacataatttgttcatcggagtacccctttaaatcattctaAGTTTTATATCTGCATCATGTCCTTTACTCCAGTCACTCCCAAAGCAGCATTCAATGTTCTGTAGGTTGCCTTTGGAGATTGATAGCAGTCAATCTTGCAAACATTTTTTCCcctcctgagtacccctttaaaggggtactcccgtggaaaaaacttttttttttttttttatcaactggtgccagaaagttaaacagatttgtaaattacttttattaaaaaaaatcttaatccttccagtaccttttaggggctttatactaaagagaaatccaaaaaagaaatgcatttcctctgatgtcatgaccacagtgctctctgctgacctctgctgtccattttaggaactgtccagagcagaagaaaatccccatagcaaacatatgctgctctggacagttcctaaaatggaccgcagaggtcagcagagagcactgtggtcaggacatcacaggaaatgcatttcttttttggatctctctttagtatacagcccctaataagtactggaagggtatagattttttaatagaagtgatttacaaatctgcttaactttctggcatcagttgatttaaaaaaaaaaaaaaaagttttccacgggaatacccctttaaggacggagagcattgttgtTTTTTACTCCTCCACAATAGCACAGACAGGACTGTATTTGCTTTTCTGTACCCAGGGGCCTGTGCCTAAGGCGGCAGTATTAAAGGCGGCGGgacattactagagatgagcgaacttacagtaaattcgattcgtcacgaacttctcggctcggcagttgatgacttatcctgcataaattagttcagccttcaggttctccggtggctggaaaaggtggatacaatcctaggaaagagtctccagccaccggagaacctgaaagctgaactcatttatgtaggaaaagtcatcaactgccgagccgagaagttcgtgacgaatcgaatttactgtaagttcgctcatctctagacattacTAAGTAAAAAGAAAGCTAAGtacttctgctgcagattttagctGCAGATTTCTGGGCATGGGGTGAGACCAtagaaatctgcaacaaaatctgcatGTAATGCGTCATTCTCTTGCACATTTGGACAGTTTTGCATGAAAAAAGTCCAATCTTTTTGAAATCCCCCTAAAGGGGGCGCACTCCATCCGGATGCCTGCGGCAGCACTAGCTGTATATACGGCGCTGAGGGGGTGGGTGTCCCTTTAAATCCCAGATGCTGGAACATTTGCGGTATTGCAGCGTTATTTTGCGCCCATTCTGTGCATTCCTCAGATAAGCCGCCCTCTCACAGTATTAATATTTACCTGCGCAGGGAATTTATATATATGTCACTCGGTCCTTGGACTTTGGTCGTTTTGTCCTCGTTGCTCCATCAGGGATTTCTcctggttaaaggaaaactgcagcCGAGCGGAGCTTGTCCTGAGGTGAAAAAGCGGCGACCGCGCCAAAGATCCCGCAGGAGCCTCGTGTGTCGTCTGCTTTCAGCTTCTGTAAGGGGAAAACAAAGTCAGGTGTGAGAGATAGGGTGCAGTCTCCTTAATATCGGGGTGCAGTCTCCTTAATATCGGGGTGCAGTCTCCTTAATATTCGGGGTGCAGTCTCCTTAATATCGGGGTGCAGTCTCCTTAATATCGGGGTACAGTCTCCTTAATATCGGGGTGCAGTCTCCTTAATATTGGGGTGCAGTCTCCTTAATATCGGGGTGCAGTCTCCTTAATATCGGGGTACAGTCTCCTTAATATCGGGGTGCAGTCTCCTTAATATCGGGGTGCAGTCTCCTTAATATCGGGGTGCAGTCTCCTTAATATTCGGGGTGCAGTCTCCTTAATATCGGGGTGCAGTCTCCTTAATATCGGGGTACAGTCTCCTTAATATCGGGGTGCAGTCTCCTTAATATTGGGGTGCAGTGTCCTTAAGATTTGGGGTGCAGTCTCCTTAATATCGGGGTACAGTCTCCTTAATATCGGGGTGCAGTGTCCTTAATTAATATCGGGGTACAGTCTCCTTAATATCGGGGTGCAGTGTCCTTAATATTCGGGGTGCAGCCTCCTTAATATTCGGGGTGCAGTCTCCTTAATATCGGGGTGCAATCTCCTTAAGACTCGGGGTGCAATCTCCttaatatcgggggggggggggcagtctcaATATCGGGGTGCAGTGTCCTTAGCATTCGGGGTGCAGTCTCCTTAATATCGGGGTGCAGTGTCCTGAATATCGGGGTGCAGTGTCCTTAATATTGGGGTGCAGTGTCCTTAAGATCTGGGGTgcagtgttcttaaaggggtactccagtggaaaactatatatttttttatcaatcaactggtgccaaaaagttaaatagatttgtaaatgacgtctatatgaaaatcttaacccttccagtacttatcagctgctgttcagTGTGTGACCCCGTGTCCTCCCCTGAATATCACGCTCTGAAGTTTCTTtacagagcagtgtttctcaagcagggtgcctccagctttttgcaaaactacaactcccagcatgcccggacagccaacagctgtccgggcatgctgggagttgtagttttgcaacagctggaggcaccctgcttgggaaatactgttCTAGAGTTTCACGTACTGACATGATGCACATATAGACCTtagaatgatttaaaggggtactccaaagggattttttttttcagaattaatattgccagaaagttctacagatttataaatgacttctatatgaaaatctaaatccttccagtacttatcagctgctgtatgctccacaggaagttgtgtagttctttccagtctgatcaaaatgctctctactgccacctctgtccatgtgaggaactgtccagattagaaacaaatccccatagcaaacctctcctgctctggacagttcctgacatggacagaggtggcagcagagagcactgggatcagactggaaagaactacacaacttcctgtgaagcatacagcagctgataaatactggaaggattcagattttcatatagaagtcatttacaaatctgtagaactttctggcaccagttaaaggagtattcctggcaaaaacatctcatcccctatcgaaaggataggggataagatgtctgatcgcgggggggccgccactggacccctcacgatctccctgcagcagcctgcattctatgcgtagctgcgtctgaagtttcggaaacctccgggcttctgagacggggatgtgatgtcacaccacgccccctccattaatttctatggaagggggcgtaatggccataggcccccccgtgatcagacatcttatcccatatcctttcgatagggaataagatgtttttgccaggaatacccctttaatttgaaaaaaaaaaaaatgttttccaccggagcacccctttaagatcttgGGTGCCATATCCTTAAGATCCAGGATGCAGTCTTCTGGAGATCGAGGGTCAGACTTCTTAAGATGCGGAGTGCAGACTACTTACAATATATAAACAGATTACAGGTTATACCATTCCCCATGATCAGCCGTATGTGTAGACGTGAGACCAAGTGCtcagtttccctgcagcgcccccgcAGGAGATATAAAGTATTACACGTTCCTCCTTGAGTCCATGACACGTCCATGTATAGTGTAGATATGCCGGGTCCTCCGGAGCGGGAGACGCTCTTTGCTGTTCCTCTGACTATTAGACGAGGATCCTGAATGGGGAACAACCTCTATTACCTTATAACAGGGAACTAATAGATTCTGTACCCCAGATAtagtgccgggggggggggggtaaccacTGTCctgttttattgttattattcacACAGAGATGCCGGTTCGGAGATGTACAGAGACAGTTCAGTCCTATGTGAGTGATATTTAGGGCTTCTTTACACCCAATTAGATAATAACAATGTCGTCTAAGTATCTTTCACAAAAGGTCACAAGTTCTTTATAGTGGGACAGAGAATCCCCAAAGAAAATAGTGCCCTCCCCCCAGGAGCAGATTGGCATATGTGTGTGCCAGCGGAGTGCCCATGGCAGTGCCCCTGAGGTGGGAGGTCTGAGAACTGAAAACAAAGTATATACGGCTGAACACTGAGGAGTGTGAGATTTATATAGGTCCATATAGGTGCTagaatacaggggggggggggagggcactaCTATCAGAGGCTCAGGCAAATAAGGCGGTTAGTGCCAGGTATCCACCAGTCGCTGTATGGGAGCTGCACCGTCTATAATGGCCGCTATTTattgtgcatcagttgtcatcagttatgtACGCCGGAGGATTGAGAACTGTCCCATTCATATGACGGGGATTAGTTTGGGCATCAGTTCCCCTTTCCGAGCACGCCAGAAGAAATGCCGCTGTGCGCTGATATATGTAAAGGGGGCCAAGGTGTAAATGCAGAGACCCCAATAAGTTTTCTGCCCCAATGACCACGTTATGTATATGATACGGGCCGGATGTGTCAATGCTGAAGAAGAAAAACTGTCCTACCTGAGAAAAAGAAACTGCAGCATACCGATGCCCTGCAGCACAGCCAGACCCTGCAGCACAGCCATGCCCTGCAGCACAGCCAGGCCCTGCAGCACAGCCATATCCTGCATCACAGCCAGACCCTGCAGCTCAGCCAGACCCTGCAGCACAGCCAAGCCCTGCAGCACAGCCATATCCTGCATCACAACCATACCCTGCATCACAGCCATACTctgcatcacagccatgccctgcAGCACAGCCAGGCCCTGCATCACAGCCAGGCCCTGACTCATAGCCATACCCTGCATCACAGCCATTTCCTGCATCACAGCCAGGCCCTGCAGCACAGCCAGACCCTGCATCACAGCCAGACCCTGCATCACAGCCAGACCCTGCATCACAGCCATGCTCTGCATCACAGCCATACTCTGCATCATATACCGTACTGAAACCTTGCATTCCCATCAATGTCCACATCTTATATGACAAGTCAGCACTATGCCAGGTGAGACGTGGGGGGCGCTGTACCTGGAGGGggggccaggggggggggggcattgttttACTCATGGGTGTGGGGTCAGGAGCGGAGTCAGTAGTTTTTGGGTTTTAAATAACCTGCAGCTCTTTGAAGCTCAGATGAATTTTCACAGATTTGCTCCTCTCTAGTTGTATCAGACATGACAGGGGCGACGTGGTGCGGATTATATCAGCAGGTGACAGAAGGGTCACAGCCAGAAGATGGGCGACTCTTATACGGTGTGGTGAACGGGGTCCAGTATATCCTGTTGGTGCCCTGGGTCCGGTATATTCTATTGGTGCCCTGGGTCCAGTATATTCTATTGGCGCCCTGGGTCCAGTATATTCTGTTGGTGCCCTGGGTCCAGTATGTTCTGTTGGTGCCCTGGGCCCAGTATATTCTATTGGTGCCCTGGGTCCAGTGTGTTCTGTTGGTGCCCTGGGTCCAGTATATTCTGTTGGTGCCCTGGGTCCAGTATATTCTGTTGGTGCCCTGGGTCCAGTATATTCTGTTGGTGCCCTGGGTCCAGTATATTCTATTGGTGCCCTGGGTCCAGTGTGTTCTGTTGGTGCCCTGGGTCCAGTATATTGTGTTGGTGCCCTGGGTCCAGTATATTGTGTTGGTGCCCTGGGTCCAGTATATTCTGTTGGTGCCCTGGGTCCAGTATATTCTGTTGGTGCCCTGGGTCCAGTATATTCTGTTGGTGCCCTGGGTCCAGTATATTCTGTTGTTGCCCTGGGTCCAGTATATTCTGTTGGTGCCCTGGGTCCAGTATATTCTGTTGGTGCCCTGGGCCCAGTATATTCTGTTGGTGCCCTGGGCCCAGTATATTCTGTTGGTGCCCTGGGTCCAGTATATTCTGTTGGTGCCCTGGGTCCAGTATATCCTGTTGGTGCCCTGGGTCCAGTATATCCTGTTGGTGCCCTGGTCCCAGTATATTCTGTTGGTGCCCTGGGTCCAGTATATTCTGTTGGTGCCCTGGGTCCAGTATATCCTGTTGGTGCCCTGGGTCCAGTATATCCTGTTGGTGCCCTGGTCCCAGTATATTCTGTTGGTGCCCTGGGTCCAGTATATTCTGTTGGTGCCCTGGGTCCAGTGTGTTCTGTTGGTGCCCTGGGTCCAGTATATTCTGTTGGTGCCCTGGGCCCAGTATATTGTGTTCGTGCCCTGGGTCCAGTATATTGTGTTGGTGCCCTGGGTCCAGTATATTCTGTTGGTGCCCTGGGTCCAGTATATTCTGTTGGCGCCCTGGGTCCAGTATATTCTATTGGCGCCCTGGGTCCAGTATATTCTGTTGGTGCCCTGGGTCCAGTATATTCTGTTGGTGCCCTGGGTCCAGTATATTCTGTTGGTGCCCTGGGTCCAGTATATTCTATTGGCGCCCTGGGTCCAGTATATTCTATTGGCGCCCTGGGTCCAGTATATTCTATTGGCGCCCTGGGTCCAGTATATTCTGTTGGCGCCCTGGGTCCAGTATATTCTGTTGGTGCCCTGGGTCCAGTATATTCTGTTGGTGCCCTGGGTCCAGTATATTCTGTTGGCGCCCTGGGTCCAGTATATTCTGTTGGTGCCCTGGGTCCAGTATATTCTGTTGGTGCCCTGGGTCCAGTATATTCTGTTGGTGCCCTGGGTCCAGTATATTCTGTTGGTGCCCTGGGTCCAGTATATTCTGTTGGTGCCCTGGGTCCAGTATATTCTGTTGGTGCCCTGGGACCAGTATATTCTGTTGGTGCCCTGGGTCCAGTATATTCTCTTGGTGCCCTGGGTCCAGTATATTCTGTTGGTGCCCTTGGTCTAGTATATTCTGTTGGTGCCCTGGGTCCAGTATATTCTGTTGGTTCCCTGGGTCCAGTATATTGTGTTGGTGCCCTGGGTTCAGTATATTCTATTGGTGCCCTGGGTCCAGTATATTCTGTTGGTGCCCTGGGTCCAGTATATTGTGTTGGTGCCCTGGGTCCAGTATATTCTATTGGCGCCCTGGGTTCAGTATATCCTGTTGGTGCCCTGGGTCCAGTATATTGTGTTGGTGCCCTGGGTCCAGTATATTGTGTTGGTGCCCTGGGTCCAGTATATTGTGTTGGTGCCCTGGGTCCAGTATATTCTGTTGGTGCCCTGGGTCCAGTATATTCTGTTGGTGCCCTGGGTCCAGTATATTCTGTTGGTGCCCTGGGTCCAGTATATTCTGTTGGTGCCCTGGGTCCAGTATATTCTGTTGGTGCCCTGGGTCCAGTATATTCTGTTTGTGCCCGGGGTCCAGTATATTCTATTGGTGCCCTGGGTCCAGTATATTCTATTGGTGCCCTGGGTCCAGTATATTCTGTTGGTGCCCTGGGTCCAGTATATTCTATTGGTGCCCTGGGTCCAGTATATTCTATTGGTGCCCTGGGTCCAGTATATTCTATTGGTGCCCTGGGTCCAGTATATTCTATTGGTGCCCTGGGTCCAGTATATTGTGTTGGTGCCCTGGGTCCAGTATATTCTATTGGCGCCCTGGGTCCAGTATATCCTGTTGGTGCCCTGGGTCCAGTATATTCTGTTGGTGCCCTGGGTCCAGTATATTCTGTTGGTGCCCTGGGTTCAGTATATTCTGTTGGTGCCCTGGGTCCAGTATATTCTATTGGTGCCCTGGGTCCAGTATATTCTATTGGTGCCCTGGGTCCAGTATATTCTGTTGGTGCCCTGGGTCCAGTATATTCTGTTGGTGCCCTGGGTTCAGTATATTCTATTGGTGCCCTGGGTCCAGTATATTCTATTGGTGCCCTGGGTCCAGTATATTCTATTGGTGCCCTGGGTCCAGTATATTCTGTTGGTGCCCTGGGTCCAGTATATTCTGTTGGTGCCCTGGGTCCAGTATATTCTGTTGGTGCCCTGGGTCCAGTGTGTTCTGTTGGTGCCCTGGGTCCAGTATATTCTATTGGTGCCCTGGGTCCAGTATATTCTGTTGGTGCCCTGGGTTCAGTATATTCTGTTGGTGCCCTGGGTTCAGTATATTCTGTTGGTGCCCTGGGTTCAGTATATTCTATTGGTGCCCTGGGTCCAGTATATTCTATTGGTGCCCTGGGTCCAGTATATTCTATTGGTGCCCTGGGTCCAGTATATTCTATTGGTGCCCTGGGCCCAGTATATTCTATTGGTGCCCTGGGTCCAGTATATTCTATTGGTGCCCTGGGCCCAGTATATTCTATTGGTGCCCTGGGTCCAGTATATTCTATTGGTGCCCTGGGTCCAGTATATTCTATTGGTGCCCTGGGCCCAGTATATTCTATTGGTGCCCTGGGTCCAGTATATTCTATTGGTGCCCTGGGTCCAGTATATTCTATTGGTGTGGCAAAGAACAAGCGATGATCCGGCACCAGTTAAAAAGTTGTAGCTTTATTTTCTCCGTATAaaaaggcatatatatatatatgtatatcacacagtaaaaccgactccctccacgacatacgcgtttcaagagcatgcgcgctcttcctcagtgacgtCATGGATCCGGCAGGTACGAGCTTTTATCTCTGCTAGCCCAGCTGAGAGGTGATTAATACTTTTCACTTCACTAAGGCTCCTTGCACCTCCCCGCGGGATCACATGACTGGGTAGAGACTTTGTTTCTTAATACACTCAGAGTAAAAAGGAGGTTAATATAAAAAGTAACAACACTGTATTCATAACCATTAATATTGCAACGTGATCGCTATCGTATTTACATCGCTGCGATTCTTCTTACATATACATGTGGATTAATGTTAGCAATATTTGTTTCAATAATGGAATAGTAGTTCACGTCTTCTATTCATTCCCCTTGGGGACGAGTAACAGGAGGGAACTCCCAGGAGGCCTCTCTATGCTCCAATTTACTTCTGATGAACCTTGTCTGATATCCATTTTTTTGAGTTCGATACCATAAATTCTGAATCCGCCAGTATTCCCACCATGCACCGTTTGACAATGACAGGATGCAGCAGATTTACTTCTATTCAGAGCTTCCACATCATTAAGATCTTCTAGAGCTCTTGTTTTTAAATTTCGGGCAGTGTATCCTACATATTTTAATTTACAATGTAAACATTCAATTATGTAAACTacatttctgctgctgcaattcagGTAACTTTTAATTTCATACTTTCTGCTGCCTTCTGCATTTTCGAATTCCTTCGTCACCTTGACATAATTACACGTGCGCCAAACTTTGTGTCCGCACCTATAAAAACCCTTTTGTGACAGCCAGCCACT from the Hyla sarda isolate aHylSar1 chromosome 8, aHylSar1.hap1, whole genome shotgun sequence genome contains:
- the LOC130284775 gene encoding collagen alpha-2(I) chain-like; the protein is MSTSYMTSQHYASCIRHDRGDVVRIISAGDRRVTARRWATLIRCGERGPVYPVGALGPVYSIGALGPVYSIGALGPVYSVGALGPVCSVGALGPVYSIGALGPVCSVGALGPVYSVGALGPVYSVGALGPVYSVGALGPVYSIGALGPVCSVGALGPVYCVGALGPVYCVGALGPVYSVGALGPVYSVGALGPVYSVGALGPVYSVVALGPVYSVGALGPVYSVGALGPVYSVGALGPVYSVGALGPVYSVGALGPVYPVGALGPVYPVGALVPVYSVGALGPVYSVGALGPVYPVGALGPVYPVGALVPVYSVGALGPVYSVGALGPVCSVGALGPVYSVGALGPVYCVRALGPVYCVGALGPVYSVGALGPVYSVGALGPVYSIGALGPVYSVGALGPVYSVGALGPVYSVGALGPVYSIGALGPVYSIGALGPVYSIGALGPVYSVGALGPVYSVGALGPVYSVGALGPVYSVGALGPVYSVGALGPVYSVGALGPVYSVGALGPVYSVGALGPVYSVGALGPVYSVGALGPVYSVGALGPVYSLGALGPVYSVGALGLVYSVGALGPVYSVGSLGPVYCVGALGSVYSIGALGPVYSVGALGPVYCVGALGPVYSIGALGSVYPVGALGPVYCVGALGPVYCVGALGPVYCVGALGPVYSVGALGPVYSVGALGPVYSVGALGPVYSVGALGPVYSVGALGPVYSVCARGPVYSIGALGPVYSIGALGPVYSVGALGPVYSIGALGPVYSIGALGPVYSIGALGPVYSIGALGPVYCVGALGPVYSIGALGPVYPVGALGPVYSVGALGPVYSVGALGSVYSVGALGPVYSIGALGPVYSIGALGPVYSVGALGPVYSVGALGSVYSIGALGPVYSIGALGPVYSIGALGPVYSVGALGPVYSVGALGPVYSVGALGPVCSVGALGPVYSIGALGPVYSVGALGSVYSVGALGSVYSVGALGSVYSIGALGPVYSIGALGPVYSIGALGPVYSIGALGPVYSIGALGPVYSIGALGPVYSIGALGPVYSIGALGPVYSIGALGPVYSIGALGPVYSIGALGPVYSIGVAKNKR